The nucleotide sequence CCatggtgccaccagcccctcaGCCCCACACCTCCCAGCCAGCTGGTGCCCACCCGACCCCACACCTTAGGGTGGCACCggggtgcagggctggctgAGGGACACAGGGCCCTGGTGCAGGGGACAGGGAGCTGGAGGCTGCATGGAGAAAAGTGCTCTGCCCACGGGCCAGAGCTGTGGACCCATCGCATTGAGTCCTGTGTCCTCAGCAGACCTGGGGCTGGTGCCAGAGCTGCCTCTCACCTCCCATTCCCTTccatggggctggcaggaccAGTCACCCTGGCTCCTGCAGCCACTCACTGCCAGGTGCTCCGGGCACGGATCTGCACCAGCACCATCGCCTGGACGGACACAGCCCTTCCCAGGGTCTGGCTGTGCTTCCACCCCTGCTCTCCCCATGCGCAGAGCCCCATGGCAATCACTCAGGCCCTGGCTCTCCCAGGAGGCCTGAAGCCGCCCCCAGCACTGTCCTGAGTGGGTATGTCTGCAagtgtcccacaggctgcactGGTGGTGGGGAATGTCCTGGAAACTGTTCCCTGTCCCCAGGATGCCCTGTGCCAGTGCCGCATGGGGCTGCGGGCAGCTCTGCCGGTGTGGGTGTCGCAAGGCCGGAGACTCCAGAGCCGTCGGGGCTTCCCCGGCTGGTTCCCTTCCGGGAACGCGGGTGTGGGGAGCGGCAGGATGGCTGGGCCGGGCGGGCTGCCCACACCTGGccgtgcgtgtgtgtgcacgtgcCAGCCAGGCCTGCACACGTGTATGTACGTGTGCAGCCCACACTCCCCGTGTGCGTGCCGGGGTGTGAGCACAGCCCATGCTGTGTGTCCATCCGCAGGTCGCGCTAGCTGGGCAGCACCATGCGTGTGCCAGCAGCTGGCTGTGTGGGGACCTTGTCCTGTTGGTGTATCCCCGTGTACGGGACGGAGGTGATACGCAGGAGGGACAAACCATCCTGGGAGCACACGGAACCATGAGAAGGGGAGAATGGTGAGCACTGGCTCAACTGTGCAGGGGtgtccctgctccccacagggGAGGGACTCGGATCATCCCCAGGGAGCATCggtccccacagcccagcaggcTCCGAGCCGGGCCAGCCGGGTTGTGCAACGGCCGGGGGGACCCGTTCTATCCCTCGGCCGCCCCAGCGCCCCTCCTGCCGCGCACCCTGCTCCGTCCTTGTGCCGCGCACCCTGCGCCGTCCTTGTGCCGGTCCCGCTGGGTGGCCGCCCTGGGCGGTGCCACATTCCTGGGTGCTCCCGGGCCGGGCTGCCCCGTCACTGGTTCTGCCGCGGCGGAGCCCTGCCCGGCAGCTCTGTCCGCACGGAGCCGCTGGACACGGGAACAGAGCAGAGGACACAGACAAGAGGACAGGGCAGGGGTCACCGACACGGGTTCTCTGCCGCGGGTGCGCGGTTTTCTGTCCCGTGCAATAtcaggctggcagcagccccCGCCGGTGCCCCGAACCTCCGCACCCCGGGACCGGCTGCGCCTCTGTCGCGGTGTCTGCCCAGCGTGTCCGCGGCGTTACCGGCAGCGCGGgaacagcaggggctgctctggcagaggaTGTCAGTCGTGACACGGATCACCCGGGGGGCTGAGATACCGCGGAGAGATACTGGGGGAAAATGTAGCCGGGGCTGGGAGTCTCCGTGCCACCCGAAATATCCCGGGCAGCCCAAGGCTGTGGGAGACGCGGCCCCAGGACCACCATGGCCCCCTTGGAGGGGTCCCCTTCCCACCGCCCGCCCTGACCCTGTACCCCTCCACTGCCACAGGCACCTCCCTCCAGCTTGGCTCCCGCCCCGCTCAGGCTTTGCCCCGTGCCGGGGACACTACCGGCGACAGTGCCGGGGTCTCCGTACCGGGGTCTCCGTACCGGGGTCTCCAGCGGAGGCACCGGCAGAAGCTGCGGTGGGGCACTGGCAGGGCGCGGCGCCTCCCTCCTGACCCCACCCCGGGTCCGACTTTCCTGGCCTCTCCCCGCGGAAATTTCCCCGCCGTCCACTTCCCCCTTGGGACAGCAATTAAAGCAGTAATTAGGAAGACAATCATTCCTGCTGAATGCGAACAGCTTAATCTGTTTCTCCGTGGTTTCGGCAGGTTTCAACCCACGCCCTCCCACAGGTGCCGGCGGGATGCCGGGGACCCGCCTGCCGCCCAGCCCAGGGCCGGGAGCCCCGCGTTGCCGGGCTGCTGACCCCGCCGGGGGCCGAGCAGGCTGCGAGCTgtgtcctgtccccaggggatGCCCCCCAGGCCGGCACGGTGCGGCCGTTGGACCACGATCTGCTGCCGGGGGGTACAGGGCAGTCCCCCGGGCGGGGAGTGGGCGAAGGGGATGGCCCCGAGCCGGGAGAGAGTGATGAAGTGGGTGGCATCACCGTCCTGCGAGACCTCCCTTCCACAGCAGCGATGGCTGGCAGGCGAGCTGGTACCCACGGGCTACAGCCCCGTGTGCGGGACCGTTCCGCCCGGGATGCCCGCCGTGAACTGGGAGGGAGGGGCATGAGGAAGCGGGGAAGGGGCACGGCTGTTCCCCGAGGCTCCGCAGCGCAGGGAGAACAGTGCGATGCCCAAACCCTGCCCTGGCTGATGGCTGCCGACCTCCCCCTGCTCGTCCGGCTCGTCCCAAaggggctgcgggcgggcgTCGGCGATGCCCCGAGCCCAGGCACGGCGCTGCCGCCCGGCCGGGCTCCCCGCGGGCTCCGCCGGGACAGCCGTCCCGTCCTACCGGTTGCCCCGGTGCAGGGCTGCGGCCGGGATGCCGCTGGGAGGCCGGGCCCTGCCTGGGTGCGGCTCGTTACCGCACGGCAGGAATTAGCCGGGCTCGGGCGCCAACCCCGCTCCCTCCGCCCCGCCGACGCACCTTAAATCCCGGTCCGCCGCACCCGAGCCCAGACCTGGCTGCCCAGAGCACCATGGAGATGCCGGccggcctcctcctcctcgcagCCCTGCTCCCCCTCGCCGCATGGTCTGGCCCGACCGCCCGCCCAGCTGGAAGAGAGAAGCTGGGGACGGGTGAGTGCGCCCGGGCTCGTCCCGGGGACAGGGATGCTGCGGCTGCCGCTGCCACCCGGtgctccccgctgccccgcgTGGTGCCGGGGGCCGGGCGGGCACGGGGATGTGGGCGGTGGGGTTCTGGCCCTGGGGCGTTGGGGGGCTGCTGGGCCCTCCCCAGCATCCCGGCCGCTGTGTCTCGCAGCCAAGCCCGGGTATTGCTACCACAACGCGGAGGTGGAGGACCTGCTGACCGAGGACTGCGGCACCTGCCGCACGGACACCTCTTGTCCCCACTGCACCGGCGACGCCGGCTGTCCCGGTGCCAGCAAGTGCTGCCCCAGCAAGTGTGGCTACACGTGCCAGGACCCGGTGATGGGTGAGGGCTCCGTGCTGAGGCGGTGGGGCTCTGGAGTGGCAGCGTGGTGAGCGCAGGAGTGAGCCAAGTAAACCAGGAAGGGGGTTCCCTGGGGTGCCCCTGTGCCAGGTCCTGCAGACCCCGGGGTCATCACACTGTGCAGTGGGGGAGCACCCCGGCTGCTGGTGCATGGGGCTGTGAGGCAGGTGGGCACAGAAACAGTTGCTGGTGGGAACGGTTCAACGGTGAGAGGGATCAGAGCTGCGTGGACTTCTCTGGGGAGCCTGGGAGCACCAAGCCGGGCAGCGTCCCTGTCCCACCCCCGGCTCAGCTCATGCCCCTTGGCCGCGCAGATTTCTGCTACCTGCCCTCTGTCTGCGGGAACTGCAAGGCACTTTTCCGCCGCTTCTTCTTCAACACCACCAGCCATCAGTGTGAGGAGTTCATCTACGGTGGCTGCGGTGGCAACAGGAACAACTTCAAGACTGAGAGCGAGTGCTTCCAGGCCTGCTCCCACGCCGGTAACTAGCTGGGTGCCAGGAGCCACAGCTGGCGGATGCTCCTGCCCTGGTAATGCCCAGCCTATCCCCAGTCCTGACCCGCCGTCTCTCAGTTCCAGGTGCCAGATAGTGCCAGCCTGGTGAGCGTTGCGGCCTCTGCATGGCCCCTGCCtgggggaagctgctgctggcggccacatccccatccccacgggGAGCCATCCCCATGCGGCTGGCAGTGACAGGCACTGCTGCCAGGGATGGCTGTGCCGGGGACCGTGCCCTGCCCGGGGACACTCACTGGCCTGAGGGCAGTGACATGCACTCGTGGTGCCTGGCCAGAGGAGCccggccctgccctggggctgtgacATTCAATACAAGGACGGGTCCTTGGATGAGCACGTCTGGGTCTTGTCCTTCCTGCCTGTGTGGGCAGGAGTAGGCAGCGCCCGTCCCTCTGGGCCGCTCTCCCTTGCTGAGACCGGCTAccaccctgcagctcctgcttccTCTGGAtgggctcccagccccagcttTGCCCTCAAGCTGCTGATGTGACCTGGCTGTGTGCTAAAGTGACCTAATGGAGGAGGAACAGCCCCCATCTCGGTGGATGCCTGGGGAGGTACTCATcccacagcctgccccagggctgtgcctgtACTGCATTGCTGACCCCATAACACAGCCCCTGCCGTGGGCTGAGTCCCCTGGCCCAGCCCTGATGGGATCCCCAGTGagccccaggtgctgctggggctgctccggGAGCACAAGGGGCTGTCCCAGGGCCTGGTCATgccagcctggtgctgctgagaaacaggagcagctggaggcagccaTGTATGTGCTTTATTGCTGGAGatggtggggaggggacaggccAGTTGGGACCTGCAACCACCCTTAGTCCCCTTACAAAGGTGTCTGCCTGCCACcaagctgctgctcttctgtcaCGCAGCATCTGAAAAGGAGGACATGATTTTAGGGaaccccagagctgcagaggtgagggACTGGGGGCCGAGGTTGCAGCTAAGCACAGTCAGCTCTGGCGAGAGCTTCCTTCTGCTGCATGTCCTTTTGGGTCCCCTCACCCCAAAGGCACATCTCTGCCAGGAGCAGAGTGATGGGGCAGTAGCAggagccagccctgcagccatgCTTAGCCAGGAGCATGCTGAGGGCCGTGTGCTTCACACAGGTCTGGCTGGCACCCTGTGTGCCCCAGTGGCAGTGCTGGTGCTGGCCTGGCTCAGTGGCCATGGACCTCCTTACCACCAGGCACCCGTGTGCAGATGTGGCCGCAGCCGTTGCTGCAGCACTTGTGGTCCCAGGGACACTCCTCGTCGAGGCTGCACAGGTCCAGGCACGTCCCACGGCCTCTAGGGACAGGGCACACTCCCTCTCTGCCTGCAAGAAAGAGCACTCCACTGTGGGGTACCTGGCATGGTGCACCTCACAGCTCCCAGGGCAATACCTGGGTCCTGGCTGGTTGAGCTACATCTCACCTCCAGGAGTGTCTGTGCATATGTGGCCACAGCTGGTGCGGGtgcacctctgtccccagggacaCTGTGAGTCAGCCTCACACTCCTCTGTGCATTGCTTGGCACCATGCTGTGGCACAACTGCGGCATCGCGCTCTGCAAGCAGGAGAGGACAGTTGCATGGCGGCTCTGAGCTGATGCTGTGCATGCCTATCACTTGcatggaaggagagggaggcaTGGAAGAAGGACAGGGACAGATGTGTCCATGGAGCCAGGGAGAGGCAGGATCCTGTGGGCACAGCCACCTCGGCAGCCCCCGGCACAAGGCTTTGGTGCGGTGATAGTGCAGGGTTGGGGAGGAAGGGCCAGGATGCCCCAATGGGGTCAGTGCCAGGGAGACACCAGGCCCTGTCCCCACTGGGatcagctgggcagggagatcCACACCCCGGTGCAAGGGACTGACCTTGCAGAGAGGCTGGCGTGCAGACGTGGCCACAGCCATTGCTGCAGCACTTGTGACCCCAGGGACACTCCTCGTCAAAGCTGCACAGGTCCAGGCACGTCCCCCcctccctggggatggggcaCACTCCCACTCTGCCTGCAAGGCAAGTACTGGTCTGGGGAGCACTGACTGGGGGCACCCACCGCGGGGCACCCTGGGGCAGCCCTGCACGGCTCCGCGGGGCCTGACTGGCCCTCACCTCCGGGAATTTCCATGCAGACGCGGCCGCAGCCGGTGCTGGTGCACCTCTGTCCCTGGGGACATTGCGCGTCGGCCTCGCACTCCTGCACGCACCAGCTGctggccccggccccgctctcTACAGGGACACGGCGGCCGATGTCACCCATCCGTCCTGGGGGGCTGGCGGCCGGGACCTCTCCGGGGGCTGCTCCCGCTACCTCTGGGCACGGCCACACAGTCCCAGCCGCAGCCGGTGTCGCAGCACTTCTCCTCTCGCCGGCAGACGCTGTCGTCCAGGCAGCGGCTCCTGTGCCTGCGCCGCgggtcccagcagggctgtgccgggggacACTTCCCAGGGTGCTCTGCGGCAGGAGAGGACCCGGGTGAGGGCGTGGGATCCCCACGGCCCCGGTCCCGCTCGGGCGCCGGTGCcgctgccggggctgcccgcGCTCACCTCTGGCAGGGCGGGCGCAGCGCATGGCGCAGCCGGAGAAGCAGCACTTCTCCTGCCGGGGACAGTCCCTGTCGTGGCTGCAGGAATCCTGCTCCGCGCACGGCTccggcggccgccgcggccGCACCTTCGGGCACTGGCCGGGTTTGTCTgaaaggggcgggaaggggcagcaggggcagggacaggcaccCCCCGCGCTGCGGGCACCCACCCCGACGGCTGCACTCCAGGGGGTCTGAGCGCCCTCACGGCGGCAGCCCCACCCCGGGCAATGCCCCACGGGAGGTTTGCCAGCGCTGTCCCAGTGACTGTTTCCTCACCTCGTTCGGGGGCTAGGCACTCGTGGCcgcatctgctgctgcagcacttcTGAGCGCCCAGGCACTGCCCGTCCCCAGCGCAGGCGGGGCCGCACGGGGCCGCGGCGGTCGGTGTCCCCTCGGCCGGGGGGCAGATGCCCGGTTTCTctggggggcaggaggcagcggggctgggggcaaCGGCGGGTCTCCCTGCGCAGACCCACAGCCCCCGGAGCTGCGGAGGGACCCATGCCCCCTGCTTCCCTGCCCGGCGCGGCGCCGAGCGGCTCGCACCTTGGGACGGGGACAGGCAGACGTAGTCGCAGCCGCGCAGGCAGCACTTCTGCTCGCCGGGGCACTCGGCATCGCGCCGACACCAGGCTCTGCAGTCGTagctggggaacagcccggcgTGGGCCGGGCAGAAGCCGGCCTTCTCTGCAGGGCACGGCGCGGGGTGGCttcggtgtccccagggtggctGCGCGGAGCCGCACCGCAGGTCACGCAGCCCCCTCGGCACCGCAGCCCCGGGCACACTGGGCTCTGCAGCACGACTCTGCCCCGGCAGCGCTGCGCCAGCTCCTCCCGCGGGGACCGCGGGGCTAGCACCGGACCCCTCAGCCGAGGGGCACGGGGGCTGCGGAGCGGAGCCGTACCGGGCCCCACAGCTCACCGGACTCAGCCGCCCTGCGCGTCCCACCTTGGTGCTCAGCGCTGCACAATCCCGCGCACCGGCCGCCGCAGCACGTCTCCCGATCGCCGCAGTCGCCGTCGCTCCAGCAATttgtcccctcctgccaggcTGGCGCGGCCGTGGGGACCCCTGCGAGGCAGATGGGTGGTGGCTGCACGCGGGGCCGGGGATGCCAGCGGGGCCCGGGACACATATGTCCCCTCCGTCAGTCCCGGAGTCCCACCCAGCTGCGCTCCGAGCCCTCCTGCCCCGGTCCTTGCTGGAACCGCAACAGAGGAGGCAGCGCGGGCCCCGCCGGGTCCCGCCCCGTGCCGCGCTCCGGGCTGCgccggtgcaggcagcagctctccGGGCACGGGCAGTCCCCGTCCCCGCGGCAGCTCTTCCCCaggtgccggggctggggcagcgtcTGCCCTGTGCGTACCGAGGGGTCCCAACCAGGGCATCGGGGATCCCGAAGCGGCCGGGGTGCAGTTTCCCggagcccccagcccaggcGGGTTCCTGCagcccttcccttcacttcaccAAGGTCCTCGTCCCCTCGGTCCCGGCACTGCTGGAGGCTAGGCCGTGGGGACCAGGGCGGGCAGAGCTGCCGAAGCTCCGGGGCGGCTGCCGCCTCCCTCACCTCGGCCATGTGTGTGGCACTCCGGGCTGCACCGCTGGTGACAGCACACCTCGGGCGGGGGACAGTCCTGGTCCTGATGGCACCTCCGCTGGGGGAGCGGCTGTGGGGTGGCCGGGGCAGGGCTGGCGTCCTCTGCGCCGCGGAGCACGGCCCGGCCGGCGGTACcggcagggaggaggggagaatgGGACGGTGGCCTCTCCGGTGGGTGGCTTCGCCGTCCACAACCCACACTAGCGCCCGCCCGGGACTCGCGCGCGCGATCggtccccagcccctctctgccTGCCGCGGGTGACCGCgggtgtccccccatgtcccccgtgcgATGCCGGTTCACGGCCGAagccgcagcccctccggcagcccccggcactGCCAGGCTCACCGTGCTGGGGGGGCAAGCAGGCGAGCCCGCAGGCGAGGGGGCAGCACTTGGCGCTGCCGGGGCAGTCGCTGTCGTGGGCGCAGGGGTCCCGGCACGGCCGGTCGGTGCCCGGTGCGGGGATGACGGGGCAGGTGCCGGGTTTCACTGCGGACAGCAGTGAGAAGTTGAGGACgggcagcagctctcctgccggccccgccagcccccgcAGAGCCCACCTCGGCGAGCCCGGAGCGAAGGGGTCCCCGTTGTGCCACAGCTCTGTGCCCTGGGGTGCCCACGGCATCACCCCTCGTCTCCGAGCCACGGCCCTGCCCATCCTGTCCCGTCCCGTCTCACCGGTCGGGGCTGCCGGCAGGCACTGGCGGCCACAGCTGCTGTTGCAGCATTTCTGCGCGTCGGGGCAGTCGCTGTCGCCTCGGCACCGCTCCCGGCACgtccccgccggccccggctgCGCCGCAGGGCACTCCCCGGGTTTGGGTCGGTCTGGCGGAGCAGGGCAGGCGCGAGGCTTCAGCATCCCCGACCGGCTGGCGTGTGCCCCCGGGGGTCCCCAGACCCTCGCCGTGGCTCACGTACGCCCTGCGCCCACGTCCCGGTTCGCTGGCAGCCGTGGTCCCGGTGCCGCGCTCCCGGCCGGCCACGCCGAGCCCTTACCCTGCAGCGGCTCCAGGCAAGCGGCGCCGCAGCGCAGCGGGCAGCACTTCTGCGCTCCCAGGCAGTCCCTGTCCTCCAGGCAGGGGAAGGCGCAGGGGTAGAACAGCCCCTCGGGGGCCGCTGCCGGGCAGGTGCCGGGTTTCTCTGCAAGGCCGAGCGGGGCCGAGCTGAGGCTGCACCAGCAGCGTCCCGGAGCAGAGACAGGAATCTGCCCAGGCTGGGGGCCCTGCCTGCCTCGCCGGACCCCTATGCCCGCCCCGCCGGACCCCTCTGCCCGCCCCATCCCgcagggctgccagcagcgCACGGACACCTGCTCCATGGCAGTGGGGATGGGGCCAGGGACGGGGGCGGAGGTGTGCCGGTGGCCACAGCGCGGTGCCGTACCTTCTGCTGGGGGAGTGCAGCGGAGCCGGCACTCCCGGAGGCAGCACTTGTGCCAGCCGGGGCAGCTGGAGTCGTTGGCACAGAGGGCGGGTTCCAGGCGCAAACAGCGTGTGAAATCCCGCGGGCACCTTCCCGGCTTGTGCggctgccctgcagcagaacGGCAGCCTCAGGGCAGCGCCGTGGGACAGAGCTCCTCACCCTCCATCCCCCGTGGGTCCCACCTTTGGGTGCCAGGGGACCGGAGAGGGGAGCATAGGCTGCGGGGGGAAGGGTCCTGGCAGGAACGTGGCCTCTGGGGGCTCCGGACCAAGGTTCTGGCTCCCGCTGACCCTCCCTCGCTGGCACGGCAGTGCCCAGCTGATGGCAACACCACAGAGCTGCCGTACGCCCACACTGAGAtctgcacagcacagcatggcacGATGCGGCCTGTGTGTGCCCTCGGAAGGCAGCGAGTGCCACAAGGATGTCGCTGGCCCTGCCAGGAAGAGGCCAGCACCAAGCCAGCACCAGCTGGAGGTCAGGATCCATCTCTGAGCATCCTGCTGCCCCGCACGTCCTCACTGCAAGTGGCACACTCTTCGCCActgcctcctcctcttcatcctcctcctggTACCCTGTGTTCATATCGGCCATGCTGGGAAAATAGGGACAGCCCTGCCTTTGGCACGGGCATGGGGGAACTCCAGCTGACACCTGTGCCTGGCTCCCACCTGTGAGCCAGGAGATGCggtgggagcagcagcttctgcaaacagctcttgccagcacctggcagggcCATGCTGTTTGGGCTGcaaacagagctgctgctgggaggttTCACCACAAACAGCAGCTGTTTGGTTAAAACAAAGGAACTGGACTGTTGTCTCATGgcgggcagagcagcactgcagctggGCACCCCCGTCCCAGCATTGCCCCTAGGCTGGGGGGGCCCCGGCAACTTGTGCCAAGGATGTgtcagccacagcctgggccCTCTGCCGGGTTTGCCTGCTGGTACTCACCGCCTGTCTCCTCTGGTGCAGCGCCCAGATCTGCCCTGAGAGTGAGGAGccccaggaggaggaaaacctCCGGCCTcatggtgctgctggggatgaCGTGCGTGTCCgcagctgagctggggctgggttTAAAGTCTCTGGTGGGGGTGCCCAGGGTGATGGGCAGCTGAAGCTGGGCTGCTGGCTGTGCCAcgggcaggaggggcaggaggaggggcagTTCCCAGAACCCGCCGGCGCCCTGCCAGCCACCCTGCTTATCTCCAGCCGAGCCGCGCTCTGGGTCAGGGTGACCCACGGGGTCGGGGAGGGCAGGTGGGGTCAGGCGGCTGCTGTCCCCTGCCGTGCACggctctgtccctgctgtaGCTGGCTGTGACCCCCTGCCCAGGTTTCTTTCCAGTCCCATTTGTCCCTCATCTCCACACACCAAGGGCCAGGGGCAGAGCCCACAGCTTGTCCCTGGCgcagcagtgggagcagctggagtggctctgccagctctgccaccaTGGCGTTGCTCTGCAGCTGTTGCTTGGCTCAGCTGGTACAGCCTCTGTCCATAGGACCACTCAGGATCTGGCCCCACAGAGTGGGAGAGATGTCCTGGGCTGGCTCAGTGTCCCGGCACCGTGACAGGACCAGGGATTGAGTGGTTCCTGCCGTGGCCCCTGGCACATGGGTGATGCTCCCTACCCCCTCCCCTGGCCAGGTGTTTCATCTGCCCAGACCAGTGACTGCTTTTCCAACCAGGTTTTCACACTTTGGGATGCAAATGAGCCTTTCCCTGGTGCAAGGAATCCAAGGAAACTGGTTTCTGCACTCTCTTCCGCGACTGCTGAGGGGACATTGTGTGGCCCCTCAGCCTGGTGGGCCAGTCACTGCAGGTGATGGTGGCTGGAGGGTGCTCGCATGGAAATGGGAACCTctccctgccccatggcagcGCCTGCCTGCACCTCCTGCCTGTGCACAGCTCAGGGCTGCCTGCTCATCCTGGGAACCCGCAGCCacacacagggatggggatgcagggcAGAAGGCAGTCACATGCTGGTTTATTCTGTTTCAGcgctgctgagcagctggggctgaCAGGGATGGGGTTTGCCTCTGTGCCTGCACTGCCAGGAGACTTGACCTGGTGTAGGATGGTGCAGGTGGCACGCAGCCCTCAACGGCACAGCTgggaggggctgtgggtgcCGGGACACAAGCCAGGACCCCTCTGAGCAATGCTGGTGCCCTCTTGGCAGTGGTGCAGAGGGTCCAGTGCAGGGATAGACACGGGGGGCAAAgggggctgtggcagcagcatctctttGCTCACCCAGAGCGGTGCGATGGCAGCAGGGTGGGGAGCGGCCCCAAAATGGCAGCTCCTGGCGCAGCCCTCCCTGGCCTGAGCTAGGCCATGCCTGGAAGAGACAGGTGAGGCGGTCAGAGGAGGACGAGTGCTCCCCCCGAGGGATGAGGGGCCCTGGGGTGCCCCACCCTTGTGCCCACTGGCctccctgcaggctgctgggACCCAGGAGGTGGGAGGCCAGAGGGGTCCTACCCTGCAGCATGGGGACACACGCCCGGCCGCAGCCCCGCAGGCAGCACTTCTGGTTGGGGGGACAATCCTTGTCCTGCAGGCACAGGAGGAAGCACTCGGCCGCTGGGTCATCATCAgtcatggggggacacagcccgGGACGCACTGGAACACGTGGGTAGAGGGAGGGGTGAGGGGCCCATGCCTGCAGACAGGGTGTCCCTCCGGGGTGGGAGACCCATCTTGCCCACAGCCAGGGGGGTGCTGGCCCTGGCCAGGGGTGCTCCACCTgggacagagcagagaggggacatgggggggtcTCGGACCCACAGGTGGTTTTACCCTCCATGGGTGGTTTGCAGATGTGGCCGCAGCCGGTGGTGCAGCACTTGGCAGGCCCACGGCAGTCGCTGTCAGTGTCACACAGCTCCAGGCAGGGTCCCAGGGAGCCCCGCAGCACCACAGGGCACACTCCGGGCTTTGCTGTAGCATCATGTCCCCCTGGTGACAACGTGGACCACGGCCATGCTGGGATACTTCTTCCTCCTGGCACAGCCTCCGTCTCCAGCCTACCCCTGTGCTGCCCCCCATCCTGTCCCcgtcctgtccccatcctgtcccccaTCTTCCCTCCCAGAGCCCAGTGCTGTCCACAGCCGCCAGCCTCATGCCCATACCGGTACGACCCAGTGAGACCAGTCACAGCTGCATATGGGATGCCAGTTGGCAGCTGGAGTGGTGAAGGACAACGCTGGCCATCAGCACCCAGCCTGAGTGGGGTGCAGGATGAGTGGAGGACGGGGTGCAGGATGGGATGGCATGGGCATGACGATCCCTTCCCACAGCGCCCCAAGGTTCTGCTTGTGCCCAGGGGCTCAGGGGTCCGGGGCTGTGCCAGAGGTGGTTGCGTGGCACCGTGAGCCGTGTGGCACCACATGCTGCAG is from Caloenas nicobarica isolate bCalNic1 chromosome 15, bCalNic1.hap1, whole genome shotgun sequence and encodes:
- the LOC135995026 gene encoding boophilin-G2-like is translated as MEMPAGLLLLAALLPLAAWSGPTARPAGREKLGTAKPGYCYHNAEVEDLLTEDCGTCRTDTSCPHCTGDAGCPGASKCCPSKCGYTCQDPVMDFCYLPSVCGNCKALFRRFFFNTTSHQCEEFIYGGCGGNRNNFKTESECFQACSHAGVGSARPSGPLSLAETGYHPAAPASSGWAPSPSFALKLLM